Proteins from a genomic interval of Stenotrophomonas maltophilia R551-3:
- a CDS encoding DUF1653 domain-containing protein yields MAELGPLPTLAPGRYRHFKGGEYEVIDIVRSSETLEPLVLYRALYGQGGLWVRPFPMFVEQVPGEHGPQPRFARIDD; encoded by the coding sequence ATGGCTGAGCTGGGCCCACTGCCGACCCTCGCACCGGGTCGCTACCGCCATTTCAAGGGCGGCGAGTACGAAGTGATCGACATCGTCCGCAGCAGCGAGACGCTGGAGCCGCTGGTGCTGTATCGCGCCCTCTATGGTCAGGGTGGCCTGTGGGTACGGCCGTTCCCGATGTTCGTCGAACAGGTGCCCGGCGAACACGGTCCGCAACCCCGATTTGCGCGGATCGACGATTGA
- a CDS encoding TetR/AcrR family transcriptional regulator, translating into MSASPSRSRRKAPDSVRQSLLQATIEVIGRHGLPALTVQDVAQAAGVSKGALFHHFSSKQALVDEAIGALIGEFEARVRALLLQNAPGHGCFSRAYVQANFEHLLQQEEDNDIGLTLGNLMEPALLAHWRTWKRAMLAEFPDEANDARLYAARCAADGYWATAYGRPLDEEERLNALAMAEQALKLCDPL; encoded by the coding sequence ATGTCCGCATCCCCCTCCCGTTCGCGCCGCAAGGCGCCCGACAGCGTGCGCCAGTCATTGCTGCAGGCAACCATTGAAGTGATCGGCCGTCATGGCCTGCCCGCGCTGACCGTGCAGGACGTCGCGCAGGCCGCCGGTGTCAGCAAGGGTGCGCTGTTCCATCATTTCAGCAGCAAGCAGGCACTGGTGGATGAAGCCATCGGCGCACTTATTGGCGAATTCGAAGCACGCGTGCGCGCCCTGCTGCTGCAGAACGCACCTGGCCATGGCTGCTTCAGCCGTGCCTATGTGCAGGCCAACTTCGAGCACTTGCTGCAGCAGGAAGAAGACAACGACATCGGCCTGACCCTCGGCAATCTGATGGAGCCGGCCCTGCTGGCGCACTGGCGCACCTGGAAGCGCGCGATGCTGGCCGAATTCCCTGACGAAGCCAACGACGCACGGTTGTATGCCGCGCGCTGTGCCGCCGACGGCTACTGGGCCACCGCCTATGGCCGGCCGCTGGATGAAGAGGAGCGCCTCAACGCCCTGGCCATGGCCGAGCAGGCCCTGAAGCTGTGCGACCCGTTGTGA
- a CDS encoding SMR family transporter translates to MNPYAYLAAAIVLEVIATSLLKASDGMSRLAPTLGALVGYGLCFYLLSVTMKSIPTGIAYAIWSGVGIVLISLIGLVVFKQRLDAPALIGIGLICAGVLVINLFSHSSAH, encoded by the coding sequence ATGAACCCCTACGCCTATCTCGCCGCTGCGATCGTGCTGGAAGTGATCGCCACCTCGCTGCTGAAGGCGTCCGATGGCATGAGCCGTCTGGCACCGACACTAGGCGCATTGGTCGGTTACGGCCTGTGCTTCTACCTGCTGTCAGTGACGATGAAGTCGATCCCGACCGGCATCGCCTATGCGATCTGGTCCGGTGTCGGCATCGTGCTGATCTCGCTGATCGGGCTGGTAGTCTTCAAGCAGCGCCTGGATGCACCGGCGCTGATCGGCATCGGGCTGATCTGTGCCGGCGTGCTGGTGATCAACCTTTTCTCGCACAGCAGCGCACACTGA
- a CDS encoding DUF1328 domain-containing protein has protein sequence MIKWAIIFAIIGVIAGVLGFGGIAGAAVGIAKFLFWAGIIIAVVLFLLGMTVAKKVS, from the coding sequence ATGATCAAGTGGGCCATCATCTTCGCCATCATCGGCGTCATTGCGGGCGTGCTCGGCTTCGGCGGCATTGCTGGCGCCGCGGTCGGCATCGCCAAGTTCCTGTTCTGGGCCGGCATCATCATCGCCGTGGTGCTGTTCCTGCTCGGCATGACCGTAGCGAAGAAGGTCAGCTAG
- a CDS encoding LysE family translocator translates to MALHTWWWFLATVFVLCGTPGPNMLHILGRSVGLGFRGSVPAMAGCLLAMLLVLAASAAGLSALLHSSPMLFEVLRYLGVAYLAWLGLKAWRDSCRPAPPVTVDAALPIAASLGAWRVFRGGLLVGLSNPKLLLFAAAFLPQFVDPSRGQALQYSVLVATFAACELFWYVMYAAGGHGLRRWLAKPFARRWFERLVGSVFLAFAVALLRFRPR, encoded by the coding sequence ATGGCCCTGCATACCTGGTGGTGGTTCCTCGCCACGGTGTTCGTTCTGTGTGGTACGCCGGGGCCGAACATGCTGCATATCCTCGGTCGCAGCGTCGGGCTCGGCTTTCGCGGCAGCGTGCCGGCGATGGCTGGCTGCCTGCTGGCGATGCTGCTGGTGCTGGCGGCCTCCGCAGCAGGCCTGAGTGCGCTGCTGCATTCCTCGCCGATGCTGTTTGAGGTGCTGCGCTATCTTGGCGTGGCCTATCTGGCCTGGCTGGGTCTAAAGGCATGGCGTGACAGTTGCCGGCCGGCACCACCGGTGACGGTCGATGCCGCGCTGCCGATTGCGGCGTCGCTGGGCGCGTGGAGGGTGTTCCGTGGTGGCCTTCTGGTGGGCCTGAGCAATCCCAAGCTGCTGCTGTTCGCTGCGGCGTTCCTGCCGCAGTTCGTCGACCCGTCGCGTGGCCAGGCGCTGCAGTACAGCGTGCTGGTTGCCACCTTCGCTGCCTGCGAGTTGTTCTGGTACGTGATGTATGCCGCCGGTGGCCATGGCCTGCGCCGTTGGTTGGCCAAACCTTTCGCGCGGCGCTGGTTCGAGCGGCTGGTGGGCAGCGTGTTCCTGGCCTTCGCGGTGGCCCTGCTGCGTTTCCGCCCGCGCTGA
- a CDS encoding ATP-dependent Clp protease proteolytic subunit: MRDRMQLIPMVVERSERGERSYDIYSRLLRERIIFLNGEVDDTVSALVCAQLLFLESENPEKPIHLYINSPGGVISSGLAMYDTMQYISAPVHTLCMGTARSMGSFLLMAGEPGHRAALANASLHVHQPLGGVQGQASDIFIHAEEMQRTKQRITRLYAQHCGRSVEEVEQTLDRDRFMSAEQACEWGLIDQVLLRRDALAA, encoded by the coding sequence ATGCGGGACAGAATGCAGCTGATACCGATGGTGGTGGAACGCAGCGAGCGCGGTGAGCGCTCCTATGACATCTACTCGCGGCTCCTGCGTGAGCGCATCATCTTTCTCAACGGCGAAGTCGATGACACTGTGTCGGCGCTGGTCTGCGCGCAGCTGCTGTTCCTGGAATCGGAAAACCCGGAGAAGCCGATCCATCTGTACATCAACTCGCCGGGTGGGGTGATCTCCAGCGGCCTGGCGATGTACGACACCATGCAATACATCTCGGCCCCGGTGCATACGCTGTGCATGGGCACCGCGCGGTCGATGGGTTCGTTCCTGTTGATGGCCGGCGAGCCCGGTCACCGCGCGGCGTTGGCCAATGCCAGCCTGCATGTGCATCAGCCGCTGGGCGGGGTGCAGGGCCAGGCGTCGGACATCTTCATCCACGCCGAGGAAATGCAGCGCACCAAGCAGCGCATCACCCGGCTGTATGCGCAGCATTGCGGACGCAGTGTCGAGGAGGTCGAGCAGACCCTGGACCGCGATCGTTTCATGAGTGCCGAGCAGGCATGCGAATGGGGCTTGATCGACCAGGTACTGTTACGGCGCGACGCGCTCGCGGCCTGA
- a CDS encoding polyketide cyclase, translating to MDDVLHEAAPALVMEQWLPAPSERVWRALFDPALRERWLPAADLADPQPCLCEEGRELGFHLRDAQPPHLHSLVCFRLRADDGGGTVLTIVHRLTDLRALLPLAANDDHRTMMRAA from the coding sequence ATGGACGATGTTCTGCACGAAGCGGCTCCCGCGTTGGTGATGGAGCAGTGGCTGCCAGCGCCATCGGAACGGGTCTGGCGCGCACTGTTCGATCCGGCGCTGCGTGAGCGCTGGTTGCCGGCGGCCGATCTTGCCGATCCGCAGCCTTGCCTGTGCGAGGAGGGGCGGGAGCTGGGGTTCCACCTGCGCGATGCGCAGCCCCCGCATCTGCACAGCCTGGTGTGTTTCCGGCTGCGCGCGGATGACGGTGGGGGGACGGTGCTGACCATCGTGCATCGGCTCACCGACCTGCGCGCGCTGCTGCCGTTGGCCGCCAACGACGATCATCGCACCATGATGCGCGCGGCCTGA
- a CDS encoding ArsR/SmtB family transcription factor, giving the protein MIENALFKALADPTRRHIFEKLAGGGQHASALREGMAISQSAMSQHLAVLRDAGLVSEQRQGRFVHYEVDPRGLAHIGNWLQRYRAYWPARMDALQDLLKEMD; this is encoded by the coding sequence ATGATCGAGAACGCTCTGTTCAAGGCGCTGGCCGACCCCACCCGCCGCCACATCTTCGAAAAGCTGGCCGGGGGCGGGCAGCATGCCAGCGCGCTGCGCGAGGGCATGGCGATCAGTCAGTCTGCGATGTCCCAGCACCTGGCGGTGCTGCGCGATGCCGGGCTGGTGAGCGAACAGCGCCAGGGCCGCTTCGTCCACTACGAGGTCGATCCGCGCGGGCTGGCGCACATCGGCAACTGGCTGCAGCGCTACCGGGCCTACTGGCCCGCGCGGATGGATGCCTTGCAGGATCTGCTGAAGGAGATGGACTGA
- a CDS encoding aspartate/glutamate racemase family protein, whose translation MKTLGLIGGMSWESSAQYYRLINEDVRQRLGGAHSAQLLLWSVDFADIKQLQHEGDWNALGDHMADAARRLQAGGADLLLICTNTMHKLADRIEAVCPLPLLHIADPTAQAIVQSGMRRVGLLGTAFTMEQDFYRGRLQDRFGLEVLVPDADDRRSVHDIIYQELIAGVVSDRSRQVYVDVIARLVERGAEAIILGCTEIMLLVRDEDSAVPLFDTTTLHARAAVDAALA comes from the coding sequence ATGAAGACCCTTGGCCTGATCGGCGGCATGAGCTGGGAAAGCTCGGCTCAGTATTACCGGCTCATCAACGAGGACGTGCGGCAGCGCCTCGGTGGCGCACATTCGGCGCAGCTGCTGCTGTGGTCGGTGGACTTCGCCGACATCAAGCAGCTGCAGCATGAAGGCGACTGGAATGCGCTGGGCGACCATATGGCCGACGCTGCACGGCGCCTGCAGGCCGGTGGCGCCGATCTGCTGTTGATCTGCACCAACACCATGCACAAGCTGGCCGACCGCATCGAGGCGGTCTGCCCACTGCCGCTGCTGCATATCGCCGACCCCACCGCTCAGGCCATCGTGCAGTCGGGCATGCGCAGAGTGGGCCTGCTCGGCACCGCCTTCACCATGGAACAGGACTTCTACCGCGGCCGGCTGCAGGATCGCTTCGGCCTGGAGGTACTGGTCCCAGATGCCGATGATCGTCGCAGCGTGCACGACATCATCTACCAGGAACTGATCGCCGGCGTGGTCAGTGATCGCTCGCGACAGGTCTATGTCGACGTGATCGCACGCCTGGTCGAACGCGGTGCCGAAGCGATCATCCTCGGCTGCACCGAGATCATGCTGCTGGTGCGCGACGAGGACAGCGCAGTGCCGCTGTTCGACACCACCACCCTGCATGCGCGGGCCGCGGTGGACGCGGCACTGGCCTGA
- a CDS encoding DUF3011 domain-containing protein: protein MTHRLLLPIAGTALALLLAATAVAAQDYDADHIPVLRCESQFNKTQQCPIEGRVRLAKQLSVTRCVEDRNWGQSRRMLWVTDGCRAEFVADGYGRGRWPGRGRNRDDDGERLVCESYEKKDKECRIRVRHEVRLVKQKSVTACIEDRNWGWDRRGVWVSDGCRAEFRVY, encoded by the coding sequence ATGACCCATCGCCTGCTGCTGCCGATCGCCGGCACCGCCCTTGCCCTGTTGTTGGCCGCTACTGCCGTGGCCGCCCAGGACTACGACGCCGATCACATTCCCGTGCTGCGCTGCGAATCCCAGTTCAACAAGACCCAGCAGTGCCCGATCGAGGGCCGCGTGCGCCTGGCAAAGCAGCTCTCGGTCACCCGCTGCGTCGAGGACAGGAACTGGGGCCAGAGCCGTCGCATGCTGTGGGTGACCGACGGCTGCCGCGCCGAGTTCGTCGCCGACGGCTATGGGCGCGGACGCTGGCCGGGCCGCGGCCGGAACCGTGACGATGATGGCGAGCGCCTGGTCTGCGAGTCCTACGAAAAGAAGGACAAGGAATGCCGTATCCGTGTGCGCCACGAGGTGCGCCTGGTCAAGCAGAAGTCGGTGACGGCCTGCATCGAGGACCGCAACTGGGGCTGGGACCGCCGCGGTGTGTGGGTCAGCGACGGCTGCCGGGCCGAGTTCCGGGTGTATTGA
- a CDS encoding DUF6713 family protein — protein sequence MERWYLATLLALILHQIDAAFWQEWAMFHVPGGIQGFLLFNLFAVGAVLWGYRQILLGTSTARGYALVCGALGIGTALVHLAFALLGRNEFDLPLSIAILLACFMSGGGLLLKLRPR from the coding sequence ATGGAACGATGGTATCTGGCGACGCTGCTGGCGTTGATCCTGCATCAGATCGACGCTGCGTTCTGGCAGGAATGGGCCATGTTCCATGTCCCCGGTGGCATCCAGGGCTTCCTGCTGTTCAACCTGTTCGCTGTCGGCGCTGTGCTTTGGGGTTATCGCCAGATCCTGCTGGGCACATCCACGGCACGCGGCTATGCACTGGTGTGTGGCGCGCTCGGCATTGGCACGGCACTGGTCCATCTGGCGTTTGCCCTGCTCGGCCGCAATGAATTCGATCTGCCGCTGTCGATCGCCATACTGCTCGCCTGCTTTATGTCGGGTGGCGGCCTGTTGCTGAAGCTGCGCCCGCGATGA
- a CDS encoding GNAT family N-acetyltransferase: MNRTSHFPHLRDGSIQDANALIALDSVAAIDPGRALQIGDWLARGGVQVAEQNGRAVGYLVIHHHFFGEAFIEMLMVAHAQRGQGIGTALLRQAIALHGRRKLFTSTNASNIGMQRLLDASGFIDSGIVHGLDEGDPELIYRFAGA; the protein is encoded by the coding sequence ATGAACCGGACTTCCCACTTCCCACACCTGCGTGACGGCAGCATCCAGGACGCCAATGCCTTGATCGCGCTCGACAGCGTGGCGGCCATCGATCCAGGCCGGGCCCTGCAGATCGGCGACTGGCTGGCACGCGGCGGCGTGCAGGTTGCCGAGCAGAACGGCAGGGCCGTCGGCTACCTGGTCATTCATCACCACTTCTTCGGCGAAGCCTTCATCGAAATGCTGATGGTGGCGCACGCACAGCGCGGCCAAGGCATCGGTACCGCACTGCTGCGCCAGGCCATCGCACTGCATGGCCGGCGCAAACTGTTCACCTCGACCAATGCCTCCAACATCGGCATGCAGCGCCTGCTGGATGCCAGTGGCTTCATCGACAGCGGCATCGTGCACGGATTGGACGAAGGCGACCCGGAACTGATCTATCGCTTCGCAGGCGCATGA
- a CDS encoding MerR family transcriptional regulator, translated as MLDPGSNRELPPIPAKRYFTIGEVSELCDVKPHVLRYWETEFPSLEPAKRRGNRRYYQRHDVLMVRQIRSLLYEQGYTIGGARLRLDGPDAREESALSNQIIKQVRMELEEVLQLLRR; from the coding sequence ATGCTGGATCCGGGCAGTAACCGCGAACTACCGCCGATCCCGGCCAAGCGCTACTTCACCATCGGTGAGGTCAGCGAGCTGTGCGACGTCAAGCCGCACGTCCTGCGCTACTGGGAAACCGAGTTTCCCAGCCTTGAGCCGGCCAAGCGCCGAGGCAACCGCCGCTACTACCAGCGCCACGACGTGCTGATGGTGCGGCAGATCCGCAGCCTGCTGTACGAACAGGGCTACACCATCGGTGGTGCACGCCTGCGTCTGGATGGCCCCGATGCCCGCGAGGAATCGGCGCTGAGCAACCAGATCATCAAGCAGGTGCGCATGGAGCTGGAAGAAGTGCTGCAGTTGCTGCGTCGCTGA
- a CDS encoding integration host factor subunit alpha produces the protein MALTKAEMAEKLFDEVGLNKREAKEFVDAFFDVLREALEQGRQVKLSGFGNFDLRRKNQRPGRNPKTGEEIPISARTVVTFRPGQKLKERVEAYAGSGQ, from the coding sequence ATGGCATTGACCAAGGCGGAGATGGCGGAAAAGCTGTTCGACGAAGTCGGTCTGAACAAGCGGGAAGCCAAGGAATTCGTCGACGCGTTTTTCGATGTGCTGCGTGAAGCATTGGAACAGGGACGTCAGGTGAAGCTGTCGGGCTTCGGCAATTTCGATCTGCGGCGCAAGAACCAGCGCCCGGGTCGCAACCCCAAGACCGGCGAGGAAATTCCGATTTCCGCCCGTACGGTGGTCACCTTCCGTCCGGGCCAGAAGCTCAAGGAGAGGGTGGAAGCTTATGCTGGATCCGGGCAGTAA
- the pheT gene encoding phenylalanine--tRNA ligase subunit beta has translation MKFSENWLRSHVPTTASREELSAVLTAIGLEVEEVTALGEGLEHVVVARIVEAVRHPEADRLQVCRVDAGQGELLQIVCGAPNARPGLVAPLAMVGAQIGELKIKPAKLRGVESNGMLCSAKELGLDNDASGLLELPDDAPVGQTLVEYLGLPDASIEIKLTPNRADCFSLRGIAYDVAAATRSDVLDFTAEAIPAVGSHELAIQLDAGAEAPRYLGRVIEGVNAAARTPLWMAERLRRSGVRPVSLLVDITQYVMLELGQPMHAYDLGTLQGSIAVRRSRAGESLKLLDGRDAALDDSFLVVTDADRAVGLAGLMGGFDTRVTDTTTAVFLEAAHFAPAAIMGRGRKLGLHTDAGHRFERGVDPALPRTAIEYATRLVLDLAGGTPAPVTEAVRADDLPKPATIMLRRARITRVLGITIEDAEVERILRALGMDVSATADGWQVAAPSRRFDIAIEEDLIEELARIHGYEQIPTTLPGGASRVAMPSETQLDALSVRRQLIARDQQETVNFAFVDDALLTQWRLRDSLVPLANPLSAELAVMRPSLLPGLVATLGRNAARQLGRVRLFEIGRVFAQQVGDGQPAPLETPRVAAAVCGEAQAVQWGLPTRKVDFHDLKGDLESLAAASGAVLEFRPSDRAYGHPARSAEVFRDGVAIGWIGQIHPRLAKAMDIEADVYAFELDLEPLSARRLPRAGELSRFPAVRRDLAFLVPEQVAWAELAATVRQAAGPLLRDLNLFDRYVGQGVEPGFKSLAMGLILQDKSRTLTDRDVDAVVAEAVTAIEREHHARIRG, from the coding sequence ATGAAATTCTCCGAAAACTGGCTGCGCAGCCACGTCCCGACCACTGCATCGCGCGAAGAACTGAGCGCGGTGCTGACCGCCATCGGCCTGGAAGTGGAAGAAGTGACCGCGCTGGGCGAGGGCCTCGAGCACGTGGTCGTGGCACGCATCGTCGAAGCCGTACGCCATCCGGAAGCCGACCGCCTGCAGGTGTGCAGGGTCGATGCCGGGCAGGGTGAGCTGCTGCAGATCGTCTGCGGTGCGCCGAATGCGCGCCCGGGCCTGGTTGCGCCGCTGGCAATGGTCGGTGCGCAGATCGGTGAGCTGAAGATCAAGCCGGCCAAGCTGCGCGGCGTCGAGTCCAACGGCATGCTGTGCTCGGCCAAGGAGCTGGGCCTGGACAACGATGCCTCCGGCCTGCTGGAACTGCCGGACGACGCCCCGGTCGGCCAGACCCTGGTCGAGTACCTGGGCCTGCCGGACGCCAGCATCGAGATCAAGCTGACCCCGAACCGCGCCGACTGCTTCAGCCTGCGCGGTATCGCCTACGACGTCGCCGCGGCCACCCGCAGCGACGTGCTGGATTTCACCGCCGAGGCGATTCCCGCCGTCGGCAGCCATGAGCTGGCCATCCAGCTCGATGCCGGCGCCGAGGCGCCGCGCTACCTTGGTCGTGTCATCGAAGGCGTCAACGCCGCCGCCAGGACGCCGCTGTGGATGGCCGAGCGCCTGCGCCGCAGTGGCGTGCGCCCGGTCTCGCTGCTGGTCGACATCACCCAGTACGTGATGCTGGAGCTGGGCCAGCCGATGCACGCCTATGACCTGGGCACCCTGCAGGGCAGCATTGCCGTGCGCCGTTCGCGCGCAGGTGAAAGCCTGAAGCTGCTGGACGGCCGCGATGCCGCGCTGGACGACAGCTTCCTGGTGGTCACCGACGCCGATCGTGCGGTCGGTCTGGCCGGCCTGATGGGCGGCTTCGATACCCGAGTCACCGATACCACCACCGCCGTGTTCCTGGAGGCCGCGCACTTCGCGCCGGCCGCGATCATGGGCCGTGGCCGCAAGCTGGGCCTGCACACCGATGCCGGCCACCGCTTCGAGCGCGGTGTCGACCCGGCACTGCCGCGCACCGCCATCGAATACGCCACCCGCCTGGTGCTGGACCTTGCCGGCGGTACCCCGGCGCCGGTCACCGAAGCCGTGCGCGCCGACGACCTGCCGAAGCCGGCGACGATCATGCTGCGTCGCGCCCGCATCACCCGCGTGCTCGGCATCACCATCGAAGACGCTGAGGTCGAGCGCATCCTGCGTGCGCTGGGCATGGACGTGAGCGCGACGGCCGATGGCTGGCAGGTGGCCGCGCCGAGCCGCCGTTTCGACATCGCCATCGAGGAAGACCTGATCGAAGAACTGGCGCGCATCCACGGTTACGAGCAGATCCCGACCACGCTGCCGGGCGGTGCCTCGCGCGTGGCGATGCCGAGCGAGACCCAGCTGGACGCGCTGAGCGTGCGTCGTCAGCTGATCGCCCGTGATCAGCAGGAAACCGTCAACTTCGCCTTCGTCGACGATGCGCTGCTGACCCAGTGGCGGCTGCGCGACAGCCTGGTGCCGCTGGCCAACCCGCTGTCGGCCGAACTGGCAGTGATGCGTCCGTCGCTGCTGCCGGGCCTGGTCGCCACGCTCGGTCGCAACGCCGCCCGCCAGCTGGGTCGCGTGCGCCTGTTCGAGATCGGCCGCGTGTTCGCCCAGCAGGTTGGTGATGGCCAGCCGGCACCGCTGGAAACCCCGCGCGTGGCCGCTGCGGTCTGCGGTGAAGCGCAGGCGGTGCAGTGGGGCCTGCCGACCCGCAAGGTCGATTTCCATGACCTGAAGGGCGACCTGGAATCGCTGGCCGCCGCCAGTGGCGCGGTCCTGGAGTTCCGCCCCTCGGACCGTGCCTACGGTCACCCGGCGCGTTCGGCCGAGGTGTTCCGCGACGGCGTGGCGATCGGCTGGATCGGCCAGATCCACCCGCGCCTGGCCAAGGCGATGGACATCGAAGCCGACGTCTATGCCTTTGAACTGGACCTGGAGCCGCTGTCCGCCCGCCGCCTGCCGCGTGCCGGCGAGCTGTCGCGCTTCCCCGCAGTGCGCCGCGACCTGGCGTTCCTGGTGCCTGAGCAGGTGGCCTGGGCCGAGCTGGCGGCGACTGTCCGCCAGGCTGCCGGTCCACTGCTGCGCGACCTGAACCTGTTCGACCGCTATGTCGGGCAGGGCGTCGAGCCGGGATTCAAGAGTCTCGCTATGGGCTTGATTTTGCAGGACAAGTCGCGCACTCTGACGGACCGCGACGTGGATGCGGTAGTGGCCGAGGCGGTCACTGCCATCGAGCGTGAACACCACGCCCGGATCCGCGGCTGA
- a CDS encoding phenylalanine--tRNA ligase subunit alpha — MSDIQSLTTQALADVAAAQSPDVLEQLRVALLGKSGSITSQLKQLGALPADERKAAGEAINQARDALSHALGERKAVLEDAALDARLAAESIDITLPGRSAERAGLHPITRTLERITGIFGRLGYELSEGPEIEDDWHNFEALNFPPHHPARAMHDTFYFGDGRLLRTHTSGVQVRYMGDHAPPLRMIAAGKVYRSDSDQTHSPMFHQVEGLLVDEHSTFADLKGTLAEFVRAFFERDFEMRFRPSYFPFVEPGAEVDIAWQQPDGSTRWLEVLGCGMVHPNVLRNVGIDPERYTGFAFGMGVERFAMLRYGVNDLRAFFENDVRFLKQFA, encoded by the coding sequence ATGAGCGACATCCAATCCCTCACCACCCAGGCGCTGGCCGATGTGGCCGCCGCACAGAGCCCCGACGTGCTGGAACAGCTGCGCGTGGCCCTGCTTGGCAAGAGCGGCAGCATCACTTCGCAGCTCAAGCAGCTCGGCGCGTTGCCGGCTGACGAGCGCAAGGCTGCCGGTGAAGCCATCAACCAGGCCCGCGACGCGCTGAGTCACGCGCTGGGCGAGCGTAAGGCGGTATTGGAAGACGCCGCACTGGACGCGCGCCTGGCCGCCGAATCGATCGACATCACCCTGCCGGGCCGCAGCGCCGAGCGCGCTGGCCTGCATCCGATCACCCGCACCCTTGAGCGCATCACCGGCATCTTCGGCCGGCTGGGCTACGAGCTGTCGGAAGGGCCTGAGATCGAGGATGACTGGCACAACTTCGAGGCGCTGAACTTCCCGCCGCACCACCCGGCGCGCGCCATGCACGACACCTTCTACTTTGGTGACGGCCGTCTGCTGCGCACGCACACCTCCGGTGTGCAGGTGCGCTATATGGGCGACCACGCACCGCCGCTACGCATGATTGCCGCCGGCAAGGTGTACCGCAGCGACAGCGACCAGACCCATTCGCCGATGTTCCACCAGGTGGAAGGCCTGCTGGTCGATGAGCATTCGACCTTCGCCGACCTGAAGGGCACGCTGGCCGAGTTCGTGCGCGCGTTCTTCGAGCGCGATTTCGAAATGCGTTTCCGCCCCAGCTACTTCCCGTTCGTTGAACCCGGCGCGGAAGTGGACATCGCCTGGCAGCAGCCCGATGGCAGCACCCGCTGGCTGGAAGTGCTCGGCTGCGGCATGGTCCATCCGAACGTGCTGCGCAACGTCGGCATCGATCCGGAGCGCTACACCGGCTTTGCCTTCGGCATGGGCGTGGAGCGCTTCGCGATGCTGCGCTATGGCGTCAACGACCTGCGCGCGTTCTTCGAGAACGACGTGCGCTTCCTGAAACAGTTCGCGTAA
- the rplT gene encoding 50S ribosomal protein L20: MARVKRGVQARRRHKKILDLAKGYYNARRKVFRVAKQAVIKAQQYAYIGRKQKKRNFRSLWITRINAAARINGLSYSRFMNGLLKAGITLDRKVLADIAVHDAAGFTALAEKAKGALAA; this comes from the coding sequence ATGGCACGAGTTAAGCGTGGCGTACAGGCGCGTCGCCGCCACAAGAAAATTCTGGATCTCGCCAAGGGCTATTACAACGCCCGTCGCAAGGTCTTCCGCGTTGCCAAGCAGGCGGTCATCAAGGCACAGCAGTACGCCTACATCGGCCGTAAGCAGAAGAAGCGCAACTTCCGTTCGCTGTGGATCACCCGCATCAATGCGGCTGCCCGCATCAATGGTCTGAGCTACAGCCGCTTCATGAACGGTCTGCTGAAGGCCGGCATCACCCTGGATCGCAAGGTCCTGGCTGACATCGCCGTGCACGACGCAGCCGGCTTTACCGCACTGGCCGAAAAGGCCAAGGGCGCGCTGGCGGCATAA
- the rpmI gene encoding 50S ribosomal protein L35, which translates to MPKIKTNRAAAKRFRKTASGKYKCGHANRSHILTKKATKRKRNLRQTGHVRAEDAGRLDRMLPYL; encoded by the coding sequence ATGCCCAAGATCAAGACCAACCGGGCAGCGGCCAAGCGTTTCCGCAAGACCGCCTCGGGCAAGTACAAGTGCGGCCACGCCAACCGTAGCCACATCCTCACGAAGAAAGCGACCAAGCGTAAGCGTAATCTGCGTCAGACGGGCCATGTCCGTGCAGAAGACGCCGGCCGTCTGGACCGCATGCTCCCTTACCTCTGA